A single region of the Psychrobacter alimentarius genome encodes:
- the rluB gene encoding 23S rRNA pseudouridine(2605) synthase RluB, protein MKDEKLQKALARMGLGSRRQMEEVIKAGRVSVNNGPATIGDRVTQGDEIRVDGRQIKYTAENEKRRRVLAYYKPEGEVCSAKDPEGRPTVFERLPKLTHDRWVMVGRLDINSTGLLLFTNDGEMAHRLMHPSSEVTREYAVRVLGEVTPDIARNLTAGVMLEDGMAQFEDIKEGGGEGVNKWYHVKLKEGRNREVRRLFESQGLKVSRLLRTRYGTIALPKELRTGRFLELDKKDINTLTDLVSLRPRYGTGLHGAAKEKQERIRNKPLKARRADSRGESSNAKPKSSASPASRGSRNTRDRNDKR, encoded by the coding sequence ATGAAAGATGAAAAATTACAGAAAGCCCTCGCCCGTATGGGTCTAGGTTCGCGCCGTCAGATGGAAGAGGTGATCAAAGCGGGTCGCGTCTCTGTCAATAACGGCCCAGCAACGATTGGTGATCGCGTCACACAAGGCGATGAAATTCGCGTTGATGGTCGTCAGATCAAATACACCGCTGAAAACGAGAAGCGCCGCCGCGTGTTGGCATACTATAAGCCTGAAGGTGAAGTTTGTTCAGCCAAGGACCCAGAAGGTCGTCCAACGGTATTTGAGCGCTTGCCAAAATTGACTCATGATCGCTGGGTCATGGTTGGACGTTTGGATATCAACTCCACTGGTCTGCTCCTGTTCACTAACGATGGCGAAATGGCGCATCGTTTGATGCATCCATCAAGCGAAGTGACACGTGAATACGCTGTACGTGTATTGGGCGAAGTGACACCTGACATTGCTCGAAACTTGACGGCTGGTGTGATGCTAGAAGACGGCATGGCACAGTTTGAAGATATCAAAGAAGGGGGCGGTGAAGGCGTCAATAAATGGTATCACGTCAAGCTAAAAGAAGGACGTAACCGTGAAGTGCGTCGTCTATTTGAGTCGCAAGGCTTAAAAGTAAGCCGTCTATTGCGTACGCGTTACGGTACAATTGCCTTACCAAAAGAGCTGCGTACAGGTCGTTTTTTAGAGCTGGACAAAAAAGACATCAATACATTGACAGACCTAGTCAGCTTACGCCCACGTTATGGCACGGGCCTACATGGTGCGGCAAAAGAGAAGCAAGAGCGTATCCGCAACAAGCCACTAAAAGCACGTCGTGCAGACAGCCGTGGCGAGAGCAGCAATGCAAAACCTAAAAGCAGCGCAAGCCCTGCCAGCCGCGGTTCACGCAATACTCGTGACCGTAATGACAAACGTTAA
- a CDS encoding polysaccharide biosynthesis/export family protein, whose product MSLNSGLQSGNLPPSGTFVAENGLQFNVQPLSLTTLPPKQVVTPNSDLAELVQSSGQANYRITEGDILSISMIGYPDITPSAVSSNSNPYVSGFPVDQQGFVQFPLIGRIKASGLSVPKFTANLQSSLKRYLKYPDPQVKIVNYRGNKFFIDGEVKQPGEFPIADIPVSLYGAISMAGGAMPTGDSNSIVLDRQGKSYSIGLQSLREMGTSANQIYLRDGDSIHINSQDRNKIYVLGEFGRVEPVPILEQGISLAQVLGESRGLNANTANAAKIYVVRDNLKTRVTNIYYIDMQTITSFPLANRFEMQANDIVYVDPTGLTRWNRVVSALLPSTSTIRSLSGL is encoded by the coding sequence ATGAGTCTCAATTCAGGATTACAGTCTGGTAATTTGCCACCTAGTGGTACTTTTGTCGCGGAAAATGGTCTTCAGTTTAATGTTCAGCCATTGAGCTTAACAACGCTACCGCCTAAACAAGTGGTGACTCCTAACAGCGACTTGGCAGAACTAGTACAAAGCTCTGGTCAAGCAAACTATCGAATTACTGAAGGTGATATTCTAAGTATTTCAATGATAGGTTACCCAGATATAACGCCCTCTGCAGTCAGTAGCAATAGTAATCCTTATGTCTCAGGTTTTCCAGTTGATCAACAAGGTTTTGTTCAATTTCCTCTCATAGGGCGTATTAAAGCCAGTGGCCTAAGCGTGCCCAAGTTTACCGCCAACTTACAAAGCAGTTTGAAACGCTACCTTAAATATCCAGACCCGCAAGTCAAAATTGTCAATTATCGTGGCAATAAATTTTTTATTGATGGTGAAGTAAAGCAACCGGGTGAATTCCCCATTGCTGATATTCCTGTATCGTTATACGGTGCAATTTCTATGGCAGGCGGGGCAATGCCTACAGGAGATTCAAATAGTATCGTACTGGACCGTCAGGGGAAGAGTTACTCTATCGGTCTACAATCGTTACGGGAAATGGGTACATCGGCTAATCAAATCTATCTACGAGACGGTGACTCGATTCATATCAATAGTCAAGATCGCAATAAGATATATGTCTTGGGTGAGTTTGGGCGTGTAGAGCCTGTTCCTATTTTAGAACAGGGCATCAGTCTAGCGCAGGTATTGGGTGAGTCTAGAGGTCTCAACGCCAATACAGCCAATGCTGCCAAGATTTATGTGGTGCGTGATAATCTCAAAACGAGAGTTACTAATATTTATTATATCGATATGCAGACTATTACCAGCTTTCCCCTTGCCAATCGTTTTGAGATGCAAGCCAACGATATTGTCTATGTTGATCCAACTGGCTTGACCCGTTGGAATCGTGTAGTTAGTGCTCTATTACCTTCTACTTCTACCATTAGAAGTCTTTCTGGCTTATAG
- a CDS encoding low molecular weight protein-tyrosine-phosphatase: protein MAFDNILVVCVGNICRSPIAAALLKNQYPQKNIDSAGLSAMTGHPVEPKSQQVMAPYNIDMSDHVAKQINENLVTIADLIFTMSDSQTKWIEARWPHCRGKTFRIGHWVNKDIADPYQHDINVFEAACKDIVNSLEQWANKLS from the coding sequence ATGGCGTTTGATAATATTTTGGTCGTTTGTGTGGGTAATATTTGTCGCAGCCCTATAGCAGCTGCGCTACTAAAAAATCAGTATCCTCAAAAAAATATTGATTCAGCAGGTCTTTCAGCAATGACTGGTCATCCAGTAGAGCCAAAATCACAACAAGTCATGGCTCCCTACAATATAGATATGTCTGATCATGTGGCCAAGCAGATAAACGAAAATCTAGTTACGATCGCAGATCTTATATTTACAATGTCAGACAGTCAAACCAAGTGGATTGAAGCACGTTGGCCACATTGCCGTGGCAAAACTTTTCGGATAGGTCATTGGGTCAATAAAGACATTGCTGATCCTTATCAGCATGATATAAATGTGTTTGAAGCAGCATGTAAAGACATTGTTAACAGTCTTGAGCAATGGGCTAACAAACTTAGTTAA
- a CDS encoding polysaccharide biosynthesis tyrosine autokinase — protein MNTDSKNASSAASKDDNDEIDLMALLFAILRGWKIIVFFAVVGLIIGVLYSRYVNPTYKSDALIQVEEKSQGIAALGSDISELIGSEVSKAQTEAELIRSRMILEPVVNTLHLRIRLSDPNIGALDRIKSSSIDTQVNIPEGVSLKTKDGEAQISQFNVSQKYLNRSFTLTRSATGFVLSNGFDEFKGQIGTAHQFRGTDGEIQVTVNDLPVDGYPVNIIKQSLQTTTDQINSALSVVEKGKQTGIIQLSMTGSNQQQTSLILKQIVLSYINQNQSRGSEETTKTISFMETQIPTLKKRLEDSEAIFNEFRKKYGTIDVSKEAELLLGENSQIDSQLNELKLKKADLTTYYTEEHPLVVQINEQLAVLNSRKQEIDNTIAGLPEIQREFLKLSADTEINREIYLTLLKNYEQLKIVKAGQIGYARIIDLPVSTFRAIAPKKLQIMILAMLLGTMLGAALVLLKNLLKNVVKDPERLETKTGIPVIATIPRSPLLSRLSKNKKSPHRMLAHVDHDSLSYEAIKSLRTNLVFSLATKSLTKQSGKIILVTGESPGVGKSFITANLSEVFAQLNKKVLVIDGDMRMGEMHKMFNMSQNNGLADYLSQDNSRLLPVDSVQKDNELFNIGISDFIHPTGMDHIDFIPRGKHPHNPASLLMNDNFGQLIAALKSQYDYIIIDSPPVLAASDAMVLGHYADKVLMVTRYDDSIEGQLVYAIKQMNKSNVQVDGIILNDVQQGLMSKYSYHYSYAYGNKS, from the coding sequence ATGAATACAGATTCAAAAAATGCATCAAGCGCTGCCTCTAAAGATGATAATGACGAAATTGATCTAATGGCGTTGCTATTTGCCATTTTACGTGGCTGGAAAATCATTGTCTTCTTTGCTGTAGTGGGTTTGATTATAGGGGTCTTGTATAGTAGATATGTCAATCCTACTTATAAATCTGATGCGCTTATTCAAGTTGAAGAAAAGTCTCAGGGCATCGCAGCGCTTGGTAGTGATATCTCTGAGCTTATTGGATCTGAAGTTAGTAAAGCTCAAACAGAAGCAGAGCTCATTCGTTCGCGTATGATATTAGAGCCAGTTGTCAATACATTACATCTACGCATTCGGCTATCTGATCCTAATATTGGCGCGCTTGATAGAATAAAAAGCAGTAGTATCGATACTCAGGTAAATATACCTGAAGGTGTGTCACTGAAAACTAAAGATGGCGAAGCGCAAATCAGCCAGTTTAATGTTTCACAAAAATATTTGAATCGTTCATTCACCTTGACACGCTCTGCAACAGGGTTCGTGTTAAGCAATGGTTTTGACGAATTTAAAGGCCAAATTGGTACAGCGCATCAATTTAGAGGGACGGATGGTGAGATTCAGGTCACCGTCAATGATCTTCCGGTTGATGGATACCCAGTTAATATCATCAAACAATCCCTTCAAACAACAACTGACCAAATAAATAGTGCGTTGTCAGTCGTTGAAAAAGGTAAGCAAACCGGTATTATCCAACTGTCTATGACTGGATCAAATCAGCAGCAGACCAGCTTAATATTGAAACAAATCGTCTTATCCTATATTAATCAAAATCAATCTCGTGGATCTGAAGAGACGACTAAAACCATTAGCTTTATGGAAACGCAAATTCCAACATTAAAGAAAAGGCTAGAAGACTCTGAAGCAATATTTAATGAATTCCGTAAAAAATATGGCACCATCGATGTCAGTAAAGAAGCTGAACTTTTATTAGGTGAAAACTCGCAAATCGATTCACAGCTTAATGAGCTTAAATTAAAAAAAGCAGATCTCACTACCTACTATACCGAAGAGCATCCATTGGTTGTGCAGATCAATGAACAACTTGCTGTACTTAATAGTAGAAAACAAGAGATAGATAATACGATTGCTGGTCTACCAGAGATACAAAGAGAGTTTTTAAAATTATCAGCCGATACTGAAATTAATAGAGAAATCTATTTAACGCTGCTCAAGAATTATGAACAATTAAAAATCGTTAAGGCTGGTCAAATTGGGTACGCTCGTATCATTGATCTACCTGTCAGTACCTTTAGAGCGATTGCGCCAAAAAAACTCCAAATTATGATATTGGCCATGCTTTTAGGAACGATGCTTGGCGCAGCATTAGTATTACTTAAAAACCTGCTGAAAAATGTGGTAAAAGATCCGGAGCGCTTGGAAACCAAAACAGGCATACCAGTGATTGCGACCATTCCGCGCTCACCTTTATTATCAAGATTAAGTAAAAATAAAAAAAGTCCGCATCGTATGCTCGCTCATGTAGATCATGATAGCTTGAGTTATGAGGCAATCAAAAGTCTCAGAACCAACTTGGTATTTAGTTTGGCAACAAAAAGCTTAACCAAGCAATCTGGCAAAATCATCTTAGTAACTGGTGAGAGCCCAGGCGTTGGTAAATCTTTTATCACAGCTAACCTTTCAGAAGTATTCGCTCAGCTCAATAAAAAGGTACTGGTAATAGATGGTGATATGCGTATGGGTGAGATGCATAAAATGTTCAATATGAGTCAAAATAATGGCCTAGCGGATTATTTGTCACAGGATAACAGTCGATTGCTCCCAGTCGATAGTGTCCAAAAAGATAATGAGCTCTTTAATATAGGTATTTCTGATTTTATCCATCCTACTGGTATGGATCATATTGATTTTATACCGCGCGGCAAGCATCCGCACAATCCTGCATCACTACTAATGAATGATAATTTTGGTCAGCTAATAGCAGCGTTAAAGTCTCAGTACGATTATATCATTATCGACTCACCGCCAGTACTAGCGGCCTCAGATGCTATGGTGTTAGGTCATTATGCAGACAAAGTGCTAATGGTAACGAGATACGATGACTCAATAGAAGGGCAGTTGGTTTATGCTATCAAGCAGATGAATAAATCAAATGTACAAGTAGATGGCATTATTCTGAATGATGTACAGCAAGGTTTGATGAGTAAATACAGCTATCACTATAGTTATGCTTATGGGAATAAGTCTTAA
- a CDS encoding polysaccharide biosynthesis protein → MFSKSVTKNVCPPLKHKNTRPLSITEYLLSLPRGLKRTVMFSADFAMSCVCLFLALSLRYGNIAHHISPAILFFYAAIPIIGLYTIGFYKGVARGFLDNVMGTVAQLFFVLIIIFEIIIYLNPLESIPRSVPIIFLFLYFIWLWNSRLIIRELLMRRWGQHRAHLRNEGSCDNIVIYGAGDAGRNLLKGLRNSHNYNVVAYVDDDHQLIGGYLLDKKIYAAHELEFVIRKYDVAQVFLALPSVNRTQKRKIIEKLSGISIKIQDLPSLKELADGKVTVSSMRKVDILDVLDRQTVEPNMHLLQKNISGKCVLVTGAGGSIGSELCRQVIKNQPKCLVLYESSEYALYSIHQELIAFQSKHNSYQTIDIIAVIGNVTNEDNLYRILTQHQIKTVYHAAAYKHVPLVEHNPFEGVINNTKGTYHCARAAIEANVETFVLISTDKAVRPTNVMGATKRLAELVCQGLSKTSNSTCISMVRFGNVLGSSGSVIPVFTKQIEEGKSITVTHPNVTRYFMTIPEASNLVIQAGAMATGGEVFVLDMGEPVKIVDLARRMIHLSGHETKTAENPDGDIEIVFTGLRPGEKLYEELIIGDDNVEGTDHPLIMQAMEHSFPLNDIENILFELTEKQKQHDVNWLKAQFRQFVDGYQECSQESSESV, encoded by the coding sequence ATGTTTTCAAAATCAGTAACTAAAAATGTCTGTCCGCCGCTGAAACATAAAAATACGCGGCCATTATCCATCACTGAGTATTTGTTATCACTACCGCGTGGGCTCAAGCGCACAGTAATGTTCAGTGCAGACTTTGCAATGTCATGTGTTTGCTTGTTTTTAGCGTTGTCCTTGCGCTACGGCAATATCGCTCATCATATTAGCCCCGCCATATTATTCTTTTATGCTGCTATTCCTATCATTGGCTTGTACACCATTGGCTTCTATAAAGGGGTGGCTAGAGGCTTTCTTGATAACGTCATGGGCACTGTGGCGCAGCTGTTTTTCGTCCTTATTATCATTTTTGAAATCATTATTTACCTAAACCCATTGGAGAGTATACCGCGCTCTGTTCCAATCATCTTTTTGTTTCTGTATTTCATTTGGTTATGGAATAGCAGGCTGATTATTCGTGAGCTTCTGATGCGACGATGGGGTCAGCATCGGGCGCACCTTAGAAATGAGGGTAGTTGTGATAATATCGTGATCTATGGCGCAGGTGATGCAGGCAGAAACCTATTAAAAGGTCTAAGAAACTCGCACAATTACAATGTAGTAGCGTATGTCGATGATGATCATCAACTAATAGGAGGGTACTTACTTGATAAAAAGATTTATGCTGCTCATGAGCTTGAGTTTGTTATAAGAAAATATGACGTCGCGCAGGTTTTTTTAGCGTTACCTTCTGTCAACCGTACACAAAAAAGAAAAATTATAGAGAAGCTATCTGGTATTTCCATCAAGATTCAAGATTTACCGAGTCTTAAAGAGCTTGCCGATGGCAAAGTGACTGTCAGTAGTATGCGTAAAGTCGATATTTTAGATGTACTAGATCGTCAGACCGTCGAACCAAACATGCATTTGCTGCAAAAAAATATCAGTGGTAAATGTGTGCTGGTCACGGGTGCAGGTGGCTCCATCGGCAGTGAGCTATGTCGACAAGTAATCAAAAACCAGCCAAAATGCCTTGTGCTTTATGAGTCGTCCGAATATGCACTTTATAGTATCCATCAAGAACTCATAGCGTTCCAATCAAAGCATAACAGTTATCAGACTATTGACATCATCGCGGTGATTGGCAACGTCACCAATGAAGACAATCTATATAGAATACTGACACAACATCAAATAAAAACAGTGTATCATGCTGCCGCCTATAAGCATGTGCCTTTGGTAGAGCATAACCCTTTTGAGGGAGTCATTAATAACACCAAAGGCACGTATCACTGTGCGCGCGCTGCCATTGAAGCGAACGTTGAGACCTTTGTTCTTATTTCCACAGATAAGGCAGTGAGGCCGACCAATGTCATGGGCGCAACTAAGCGCTTGGCAGAGCTGGTCTGTCAAGGATTAAGCAAAACAAGCAATAGCACCTGCATTAGCATGGTACGTTTTGGTAATGTGCTTGGATCTTCAGGCTCTGTCATACCTGTATTTACCAAACAAATCGAAGAAGGCAAATCTATAACAGTCACTCATCCTAATGTGACGCGTTATTTTATGACGATTCCCGAAGCGTCAAATTTGGTGATACAAGCAGGAGCAATGGCGACTGGTGGTGAGGTATTTGTCCTCGACATGGGTGAGCCGGTAAAAATCGTCGACTTGGCTCGTAGAATGATTCATCTCAGTGGTCATGAAACAAAAACCGCTGAAAACCCTGATGGAGATATAGAAATTGTCTTTACAGGACTACGTCCAGGAGAGAAGCTCTATGAAGAGCTGATCATCGGTGATGATAATGTAGAGGGGACTGACCATCCTTTGATTATGCAGGCGATGGAACATAGCTTTCCATTAAATGATATCGAAAACATTTTATTTGAGCTTACCGAAAAACAAAAACAGCATGATGTGAATTGGCTAAAAGCGCAGTTTAGGCAGTTTGTAGATGGATATCAAGAATGCTCTCAAGAAAGTTCCGAATCTGTATAG
- the tviB gene encoding Vi polysaccharide biosynthesis UDP-N-acetylglucosamine C-6 dehydrogenase TviB, which yields MLDINNIKIAVIGLGYVGLPLAVEFGKYRPVIGFDINTKRVQELRDGFDVTLEVNSKELKAANSLIFTTELDDIADYNFYIVTVPTPIDDNNAPDLTPLESASDAVGKVIKAGDIVVYESTVYPGATEEVCIPIIEKVSGLTFNKDFYVGYSPERINPGDKVNTLTKITKITSGSTPEAADLIDSLYASIITAGTYRATSIKVAEAAKVIENTQRDLNIAIVNEFAKIFNIIGIDTQAVLDAAGSKWNFLKFKPGLVGGHCISVDPYYLTHKAQEVGYRPEVILAGRRINDGMGQYVATQMVKKLARSKIHIDEAKVLVLGFTFKGDCPDTRNTKVIDVIKELKSFNINVDVYDDWADKQEVFEHYGIELIDDLQKGYYDGVVVAVDHSKYKQMGVDKIRALAKLNHVVYDVKHVFQEGETDIRL from the coding sequence ATGTTAGATATCAACAATATTAAAATCGCAGTAATTGGACTGGGTTATGTGGGTTTACCATTAGCCGTTGAGTTTGGTAAGTATCGCCCAGTCATTGGTTTCGATATTAATACCAAGCGAGTTCAAGAGTTAAGAGATGGCTTTGATGTTACGCTTGAAGTAAATAGTAAGGAGCTAAAAGCAGCTAATTCACTGATATTTACCACTGAATTGGATGACATTGCTGATTATAATTTTTATATCGTAACAGTACCAACGCCGATTGATGATAATAATGCACCGGATCTCACACCTTTAGAAAGTGCTTCTGATGCTGTTGGTAAAGTCATAAAAGCTGGCGATATCGTGGTTTATGAGTCAACTGTTTACCCTGGTGCGACAGAAGAAGTTTGTATTCCTATTATAGAAAAAGTATCAGGCTTAACGTTTAATAAAGATTTTTATGTTGGTTATAGTCCTGAACGTATCAATCCAGGTGATAAGGTAAATACCTTAACTAAAATTACTAAGATTACCTCAGGCTCAACACCGGAAGCGGCTGATTTAATCGATAGTCTCTATGCTTCTATCATTACTGCTGGTACTTATCGTGCAACATCAATTAAAGTCGCTGAAGCTGCTAAAGTCATTGAAAATACGCAGCGCGACTTAAATATTGCTATTGTTAATGAGTTTGCCAAGATTTTTAATATCATTGGTATAGATACTCAAGCGGTATTGGATGCTGCAGGTAGTAAATGGAATTTTTTGAAATTTAAGCCAGGTCTGGTTGGTGGGCATTGTATCAGTGTCGATCCTTATTACTTGACTCATAAAGCCCAAGAAGTTGGTTACCGCCCAGAAGTTATCCTCGCTGGTAGACGTATCAACGACGGTATGGGGCAATATGTGGCTACGCAAATGGTTAAAAAACTGGCGCGTAGTAAAATACATATTGATGAGGCAAAAGTACTGGTACTTGGTTTCACGTTTAAGGGTGACTGTCCTGATACCCGTAATACCAAAGTCATTGATGTTATTAAAGAGTTAAAAAGTTTCAATATCAATGTGGATGTCTACGATGATTGGGCTGATAAGCAAGAAGTCTTCGAGCATTACGGAATTGAGTTGATCGATGATTTGCAGAAAGGCTATTACGATGGCGTTGTGGTGGCTGTTGATCACAGTAAGTATAAGCAGATGGGTGTTGATAAAATTAGAGCGCTGGCTAAATTGAACCATGTTGTCTACGACGTAAAACACGTATTCCAAGAAGGCGAAACAGATATTCGTTTATAA
- a CDS encoding Gfo/Idh/MocA family protein: protein MKKFALIGAAGYIAPRHMKAIKETGNELSVAYDINDSVGIIDSISPSSEFFTQFERFSDYCYQLKRDPNKKIDIVSICSPNYLHYSHIAAGLRMGADVICEKPLVPTEAILNDLIEIENETGHKAYNILQLRHHDAILKLKEQIATANRAEKYDVELTYITSRGKWYLESWKGDLNKSFGIATNIGVHFFDMLHFIFGDLVENEVYYTGETKAGGYLEYDKARVRWFLSIDADDLPDSVKGKQPTYRSINIEGDEIEFSGGFTDLHTISYQEILAGRGYGLEDARFGVKTVEHIRHAKDLVTNESRVHPNVKKLLKGSRL from the coding sequence ATGAAAAAATTTGCATTGATAGGCGCGGCTGGTTACATTGCACCTCGTCATATGAAAGCTATCAAAGAGACTGGTAATGAATTGTCTGTCGCCTATGATATCAATGATTCTGTTGGTATTATCGACAGTATCTCTCCTAGTAGCGAGTTCTTTACTCAATTCGAGCGCTTTAGTGACTATTGCTATCAACTTAAACGTGATCCGAATAAAAAAATCGATATCGTCTCAATTTGTTCGCCTAACTATTTGCATTACTCTCATATTGCTGCAGGCCTGAGAATGGGAGCAGACGTAATATGTGAAAAACCTTTAGTACCGACTGAAGCGATACTTAATGATCTGATTGAGATTGAAAATGAAACTGGTCATAAGGCCTATAATATACTACAACTGCGCCACCATGATGCGATATTGAAATTAAAAGAACAGATAGCTACTGCCAATCGAGCAGAAAAGTATGACGTCGAGCTAACTTATATTACCTCTCGCGGTAAATGGTATCTTGAAAGCTGGAAAGGCGATCTAAATAAGTCTTTTGGTATTGCAACGAACATTGGTGTACATTTTTTTGATATGTTGCACTTTATATTTGGCGATTTAGTAGAGAACGAAGTTTACTATACAGGAGAAACCAAAGCAGGTGGATATCTTGAATATGATAAGGCTCGTGTACGTTGGTTCTTATCGATTGACGCTGATGATTTACCTGACAGTGTTAAAGGCAAACAGCCTACCTATCGTTCTATCAATATTGAAGGTGATGAAATTGAGTTTTCTGGTGGGTTTACGGACTTGCATACTATCTCGTACCAAGAAATCCTTGCAGGACGTGGCTACGGTCTAGAAGATGCGCGTTTCGGTGTCAAAACTGTAGAGCATATTCGTCATGCCAAAGACTTAGTTACAAATGAGTCTAGAGTACATCCTAACGTCAAGAAGCTATTAAAGGGGTCTAGACTATGA
- a CDS encoding acyltransferase, whose amino-acid sequence MTLSIHPTVSIHNSAIVDEGAQIGEGSRVWHFVHVCSGAKIGEGVSLGQNVFIGHKVTIGNHCKIQNNVSVYDNVHLEDGVFCGPSMVFTNVYNPRSLIERKDQYLDTIVKKGATLGANCTIICGITIGEYAFVGAGAVINKDVPAYALMVGVPANQIGWMSEFGEQLNLPLKGKAQANCEHTNAIYLLNDSLVTKQV is encoded by the coding sequence ATGACATTATCTATCCATCCTACAGTTTCCATTCATAACTCAGCCATTGTTGATGAAGGCGCACAAATAGGCGAAGGCTCACGTGTATGGCATTTCGTTCACGTCTGCAGTGGTGCAAAAATAGGCGAAGGGGTATCTCTTGGTCAAAATGTATTTATCGGTCATAAAGTCACCATTGGCAATCACTGCAAAATTCAAAACAATGTCTCTGTCTATGACAATGTACATCTTGAAGATGGTGTGTTTTGTGGGCCAAGTATGGTATTTACCAACGTCTACAATCCGCGCTCACTGATCGAGCGTAAAGATCAGTATTTAGATACGATTGTTAAGAAGGGCGCAACCCTTGGGGCAAATTGTACTATTATCTGCGGCATTACCATTGGTGAATATGCATTTGTTGGTGCTGGCGCTGTGATTAACAAAGATGTACCAGCGTACGCTTTAATGGTTGGTGTGCCTGCTAATCAAATCGGTTGGATGAGCGAGTTTGGTGAGCAATTAAATTTACCTTTAAAAGGCAAAGCGCAAGCCAACTGTGAGCATACCAATGCGATATACCTTCTCAATGATAGCTTGGTCACTAAACAAGTGTAG
- a CDS encoding DegT/DnrJ/EryC1/StrS family aminotransferase, whose translation MQFIDLAAQQTRIKDKIDTRIQAVLAHGHYILGPEVSELEEKLAAFTGAKHCVTCANGTDALQIAQMAFGIGPGDEVITPGFTYIATAETVALLGAKPVYVDVCPKTYNLDPQKLEAAITPKTKAIIPVSLYGQCTDFDAINAIANKYGIPVIEDAAQSFGATYKGKKSCNLSTAATTSFFPSKPLGCYGDGGAIFTNDDELATALRQIARHGQDRRYHHIRVGVNSRLDTLQAAILLPKLEIFAEEVTLRQQAAERYNQLLDQAGITTTPFIEAHNQSAWAQYTIQVDDRDEVQAKLKEQGIPTAVHYPIPLNKQPAVSDTNAILPVGDAVAKRVMSLPMHPYMNEKQQDKIVSVLQQVLI comes from the coding sequence ATGCAATTTATAGATTTAGCCGCCCAGCAGACGCGTATTAAAGACAAAATCGATACTCGTATTCAAGCAGTATTGGCCCATGGACATTATATTCTTGGTCCAGAAGTAAGCGAGCTAGAAGAAAAGCTGGCGGCCTTTACTGGTGCAAAGCATTGCGTCACCTGCGCAAACGGTACCGATGCACTACAGATTGCCCAAATGGCCTTTGGTATTGGCCCAGGTGACGAAGTGATTACTCCAGGCTTTACTTACATCGCTACTGCAGAAACCGTCGCCTTACTTGGTGCAAAACCTGTATACGTTGATGTATGCCCAAAAACCTACAATCTTGATCCGCAGAAGCTTGAAGCTGCAATTACACCAAAGACCAAAGCCATTATTCCTGTATCTCTATATGGACAATGCACTGATTTTGACGCGATTAATGCCATTGCCAATAAATATGGTATCCCTGTGATTGAGGATGCGGCGCAAAGCTTTGGGGCTACTTACAAAGGTAAGAAGTCCTGTAATCTAAGCACAGCCGCCACGACCAGTTTTTTCCCAAGCAAGCCTTTGGGCTGTTATGGGGACGGTGGGGCGATATTCACTAATGATGATGAACTGGCTACAGCACTACGCCAAATCGCGCGTCATGGTCAAGATCGTCGTTATCATCATATTAGAGTTGGTGTTAACAGTCGTTTGGATACGTTGCAAGCGGCAATATTGTTGCCAAAGCTTGAAATATTTGCAGAAGAGGTGACTCTGCGCCAACAGGCGGCAGAAAGATATAATCAGTTGCTTGATCAAGCAGGTATTACCACCACGCCATTTATCGAAGCGCATAATCAGAGTGCTTGGGCGCAATACACTATTCAAGTTGATGATCGTGATGAGGTACAAGCCAAGCTAAAAGAGCAGGGTATTCCTACAGCAGTGCATTATCCGATACCACTAAACAAGCAGCCTGCCGTTTCTGATACTAATGCAATACTACCAGTAGGTGATGCGGTCGCTAAACGGGTAATGAGTTTGCCGATGCATCCTTATATGAATGAAAAACAGCAAGATAAAATTGTTAGTGTGCTTCAGCAGGTGCTTATCTAA